In Sebastes fasciatus isolate fSebFas1 chromosome 24, fSebFas1.pri, whole genome shotgun sequence, the following are encoded in one genomic region:
- the LOC141763257 gene encoding ankyrin repeat domain-containing protein SOWAHC-like: MAAECSQEAIRDFGDDVGGDMLPGSGCGSDSQVRVVSSAAVSPDRTGDSTVVVCDNTGEEDADQVRPGEMGNRASFKRDKRESRKERDIPEIILIGASPLPAEGSMFTLPGPAQTSPTEEAEQVEIRKVVLRHPDEVDTHSLSGSEGSPKGSRKHFIQVMMSTSPQVRRSLVLRRSVHLASPTGNDGDSVSLDEDRTPLALDPLEHEWMMCASDGEWGGLCQLLAAEPGLVLKKDFVTGFTCLHWAAKQGKPELIARVVDFAKRHDVPVSVDVRSNTGYTPLHVAAMHGHMEVVKLLVGAYGADVEVRDHSGRKACQYLTNNVSVDIQDIIGAYESSDTHNEDSRDGGRWRFSKVLQSNLKPLRLLVPNDWDSVDGEVQPRYKVLRRKSSLSRMKPKLQRLRLRTSQIVHSTTFRDTEEPEGSGTGSFKSRPKTHFFG, encoded by the coding sequence ATGGCCGCAGAGTGCTCCCAGGAGGCCATCCGGGACTTTGGTGATGACGTAGGAGGTGATATGCTACCTGGCTCGGGTTGCGGAAGTGACAGCCAGGTGAGAGTTGTGAGCTCTGCTGCCGTTTCACCGGACAGAACCGGGGACAGCACGGTGGTGGTTTGTGACAACACAGGTGAGGAGGACGCGGACCAGGTGCGCCCAGGTGAGATGGGAAACAGAGCGAGCTTTAAAAGAGACAAGAGGGAGTCCAGGAAGGAGCGTGACATACCTGAGATTATTCTGATAGGAGCTTCGCCTCTCCCTGCGGAGGGATCCATGTTCACCCTGCCTGGGCCTGCACAGACTAGTCCTACAGAGGAAGCAGAGCAGGTGGAGATCAGGAAGGTTGTCCTCAGACACCCGGATGAAGTGGACACACACAGTTTGTCTGGGAGCGAAGGCAGCCCCAAAGGCAGCCGGAAGCACTTCATCCAGGTGATGATGAGCACCTCCCCGCAGGTGAGGCGGAGCTTGGTGCTTCGCCGCTCCGTCCACCTGGCTTCGCCCACCGGAAACGACGGCGATTCCGTCTCCCTGGACGAGGACAGGACCCCGTTGGCGCTGGACCCGCTGGAGCACGAGTGGATGATGTGCGCCTCGGACGGCGAGTGGGGCGGCCTGTGCCAGCTGCTGGCCGCCGAGCCCGGCCTGGTCCTGAAGAAGGACTTCGTCACCGGGTTCACCTGCCTGCACTGGGCGGCCAAGCAGGGCAAGCCGGAGCTCATCGCGCGGGTCGTCGACTTCGCCAAGCGGCACGACGTCCCCGTCAGCGTGGACGTGCGCTCCAACACGGGCTACACGCCGCTGCACGTCGCCGCCATGCACGGCCACATGGAGGTGGTGAAGCTGCTGGTGGGGGCGTACGGCGCGGACGTGGAGGTCAGAGATCACAGCGGGAGGAAGGCCTGCCAGTACCTCACCAACAACGTCAGCGTGGACATCCAGGACATCATAGGAGCGTACGAAAGCTCTGACACCCACAACGAAGACAGCAGGGATGGAGGTCGCTGGAGGTTCTCCAAGGTCCTCCAGTCCAACCTGAAGCCCCTCAGGCTCCTCGTCCCCAACGACTGGGACTCTGTGGACGGGGAGGTCCAACCCAGATACAAAGTCCTCAGGAGGAAGTCTTCGCTCAGCAGGATGAAGCCCAAGCTGCAGAGGCTCCGCCTGAGAACGTCGCAGATTGTCCACAGCACGACGTTCCGCGACACCGAGGAACCGGAGGGCTCCGGGACAGGGTCCTTCAAGTCCAGGCCCAAGACCCATTTCTTTGGCTGA
- the dhrsx gene encoding polyprenol dehydrogenase gives MWLQSVLVPLLRLYYCGIRVLIYQMFNTSFTLPVLPKQNGRVAIVTGGTRGMGYETARHLASLGMHVVIAGNEREEGRAAVRRIQEEGCEGKAEFVFIDLTSLKSVRQFVQAFKERRLPLHVLVNNAGTMMVPERQTEEGFEFHFVLNYLGHFLLTNLLLDTLKTSGRRGGCSRIINMSSATHYAGEIHMDDLNRRICYSSHGAYAQSKLALVLFTYYLQEQLTAGGFPVIVNAVDPGMVDTALYDNLWSLAQAMKKPVAKILFRTPAEGASISVYAAAASEMEGVGACYLYNSHKRQSSDSSYDSELQAQLWKKSCELVGLQEA, from the exons TCTTACCCAAGCAGAATGGAAGGGTTGCCATTGTGACTGGGGGTACCAGAGGAATGGGTTATGAGACAGCGAGACACCTGGCAAGCCTTGGCATGCATGTTGTCATAG CTGGGaacgagagagaggagggcagAGCAGCCGTCAGGAGGATTCAGGAAGAAGGCTGCGAGGGGAAAg CTGAGTTTGTCTTCATAGACCTGACCTCCCTGAAATCAGTGCGACAGTTTGTTCAGGCATTCAAAGAGCGCCGCCTCCCCCTCCATGTCCTGGTGAACAACG CTGGAACCATGATGGTTcctgagagacagacggaggagGGCTTCGAGTTCCACTTTGTGCTCAACTACCTGGGCCACTTCCTTCTGACCAACCTGCTGCTGGACACGCTGAAGACGTCGGGACGACGGGGCGGCTGCTCCAGGATCATCAACATGTCCTCTGCTACGCACTACGCCGGAGAGATACACATGGATGACTTGAACAGGAG GATCTGCTACAGCTCCCACGGGGCCTACGCCCAAAGCAAACTGGCTCTGGTCCTCTTCACCTACTACCTGCAGGAGCAGCTGACGGCCGGCGGCTTCCCTGTGATCGTCAACGCCGTAGACCCCGGCATGGTGGACACGGCGCTCTACGACAACCTGTGGAGCCTCGCTCAGGCGATGAAGAAGCCTGTGGCCAAGATACTGTTCAGG ACTCCAGCAGAGGGAGCGTCCATATCCGtctatgctgctgctgcctcagaGATGGAGGGCGTGGGGGCCTGTTACCTGTACAACAGCCACAAGAGGCAGTCCTCCGACAGCTCCTATGACTCCGAGCTACAGGCCCAGCTGTGGAAGAAGAGCTGTGAGCTCGTGGGCCTTCAGGAGGCCTGA